Proteins from one Ahaetulla prasina isolate Xishuangbanna chromosome 2, ASM2864084v1, whole genome shotgun sequence genomic window:
- the NDUFB7 gene encoding NADH dehydrogenase [ubiquinone] 1 beta subcomplex subunit 7: MGAHLARRYLWDSEVEPDPSAFPSFDADLGLPERKERVMIATHQQMNDAQIPYKFRDYCAHHYIMWMKCKRDTYPFSINGCKHQEHEWKYCEHLDYVMRMKEFERERRLLARKKRIEEKAEVTIET; encoded by the exons ATGGGGGCTCATTTAGCCCGCCGGTATTTGTGGGACTCGGAGGTGGAGCCCGACCCTTCCGCCTTTCCCAGCTTCGATGCCGACCTTGGCCTCCCCGAGCGCAAGGAACGCG TGATGATAGCAACGCATCAACAGATGAATGATGCCCAGATTCCTTACAAATTCCGAGATTATTGTGCCCATCATTACATAATGTGGATGAAGTGCAAACGTGACACATATCCTTTTTCAATCAATGGGTGCAAACATCAGGAGCATGAGTGGAAGTACTGTGAGCATCTGGA CTATGTTATGCGCATGAAAGAATTTGAACGAGAACGGCGTTTGCTGGCTAGGAAGAAGCGCATCGAAGAAAAGGCAGAAGTTACCATAGAAACCTAA